GAGGCTGCACCTCCGGCAGTGAGATCGTAGGCGTCCCCGCCCTCCACTTCGATGCGCAGGTGCCCGTCGACGATCGAGATCGTCTCGTCCGCCTCCATCACCAGGTCGAAAGGCTCCGGCGCCTCGGCGGGCGTTACATGCCAGTAACCGCAGGCAAGGGAGGGACGGTCCCCCTCCCCGAAGCGGCGCACCCACTGAACCTGCCCGAGTTCGAAGGGTTCTATCTTCTCTGGATTAAGGGCGGACGAAGTGGTGAAAGCAATGGGCTCTGGCATGTTGACTCCAAGGGGAATGACGGCTCGGCCGGGCGCGGGTCGGGTTGGGTTGGGGTGGTGTTCCAGCAAGCCTGAATAGTGAGCCGCATCACCACCTGGGATCAATCTAAGCAGTTGCTTAGTTTAAGTCAATAGCGTTTTAACGGCTCTTCGTCGCTGGCTAGACTCGGATTATGAATTCCTCTCCTGCCGC
Above is a window of Arthrobacter sp. FB24 DNA encoding:
- a CDS encoding cupin domain-containing protein; this translates as MPEPIAFTTSSALNPEKIEPFELGQVQWVRRFGEGDRPSLACGYWHVTPAEAPEPFDLVMEADETISIVDGHLRIEVEGGDAYDLTAGGAASFNKGARTRWAVLAPTVEFFVYS